The Halopelagius inordinatus genomic interval CGGAGGACGCGCGCACCCGCGACGCCGATTCGGTTCGCGACCGCCTCCGGAGAGTCGAAACGGTCACCGACGAAGAGGTACCCGGCGGTTCCGGGAAAGAACGGCTTCGACACGGGGTTCGACAGGTTCGAAGGACCGTCGAGACCGAACCGCTCGTCGCGGCCGAATATCTGGCGTCGATGCGACGACTCGTCGAAGACGAGGGCGGTGCAGGAGAGCCAACGGACGACGGAGACGAGAACGGAGACGCGGACTCCGACGAGAGCAGAGACGCGGACTCCACCTGAGTCGCGGCCGCCACCGCCCGGCGCGTCCGCTCCCCAAACCCGGTTCTCAAGCCCTGGGACACGCTCTCACGGCACCGCACGACATACTCTGAGAGACAATTAACTCAATTTCGAGTCTGAGTACCTTTTTATTACTCCCGACCGTTCGTTCGTGTATGCACCCCGCCGATGCGGTCCGACAACTCGAATACGCCGTTGCACCGACCACCGGTTCGTACGACTACGAGATAACCCACTGGGCAGACGCGTACGAAGACGTGTTCGCCGACGTGACGGAGCGTGGCGACCTCTACGACGTGATGAGCGTCATAGAACAGGTGTCCAAGGACTGCTCCGAGGACTCCCGACCGTCTCCGGAACAGGTGAAGGTAGTCGCCGATTCGGTTCTGACGGACGGCGGACGACCCCTCACCGACGGCGGCGACGAGATGGAATCGTCGGACTGACGGCGACACCTCCCTCCACATCGGTTTTTCTTCGTTTTCGCTCGACCCCCCGAGGCGCGGCCACGAGCAGTACCGCCGCTGTACCACGGTTACGCGGACGCTTCCGAAAGCGGCACCGTCTCTCTGCGAGAGATGCGGCGGGCGTCGTCGGACGCGGCGTCGCACGGGTTACTGCCCGTAACTCCCGTACTGGGAGAATAGAACGTCCGATATGTGCCGACGGGCGAATCTGCCGTCCGCACGCTATGCTCTGTGCGTTCGTTCGGGCCGGAGAAAATGCGAGGGGAGGGATTTGAACCCACGGACTCCTACGAGAGCGGATCTTGAGTCCGCCGCTTTTTCCTGACTTAGCTACCCTCGCGCGTGTAGAGGTGGGGACCCCCCGCCGCTAAAACGTTGCGAATCCGTGTCTGCGGACATCTCTCACCGACCCGACGGGCGCCGTTCGACGGCAGTGTCGGGTCGGTCGCCGAACGGTTCGGGCCGCGACGACCCGAACCGCTCTCGGACGAGGGGCGGAACCTTCGATTTCGCGAGCGAGAACACCCCGACGCCGAGGGCTGGGAGGACGACTGCGAGGAGAACCGCGAGGAGTCCCGCGCCGAACGGGGCCAACCCCACGCCCAAGAACGCCAGAACGAACACCGCCGCACGCGGGAGATTCTCCTCCACCACCGCCGCGACTCCCGCCGCCCAGTCGCCGATTGCGCCCGGCACCTCCGCCACTCGCTGTCTCGTCGTGGTCATACGTACACGATGGACGACACGACCCATAGCCCTTCGCCCCGAGCGACGTCCGAAGGGCCGAGTCGAGCGATGGGATTAGGTGACTCACGACCCGAACGGTGGTATGGACGAACACACCCGCGACCCGAGCGTCGCCCCGCCACTCGGGGACCCGACGGGGTGGCGAACGGACGAACGCGTGTGGGAACACGCGACGCTCCGTCGCGCAGTCGAACACGGCGTCCGTCTGTTCAACTCGGGCGACTACCACGAGAGCCACGACTGCTTCGAAGACGAGTGGTACAACTACGGTTCCGGAAACAGAGAGTCCGCCTTCCTCCACGGGATGGTCCAAGTCGCCGCCGGTGCGTACAAGCACTTCGATTTCGACAGCGACGCGGGCATGCGGTCTCTCTTCACGACCGCCTTGGAGTATCTCCGGGGCACGCCCGACGACTTCTACGGCGTCGACGTCGCGGATATCCGCGAGACGCTGACGGACGCGCTCGAAGACCCGACGGTCATCCACGGCTGGCAGATAACGATAGACGGCCAGAGACCCGAGGCGTACGACGCAGACTACGAGTACGCCGAGAGACTGGACTGACGCGGACGCGCGACGCGGCGTCTCGGCCCGAATCTTAACCCATTTCACCCTCCACCCGTAGAGTATCTCCATGCAAATCTACGAACTGGGGGAGGGAACGCCGGAGGTGGCCGTCGTCGGGACCATCCACGGCGACGAACCCTGCGGCGTCAGAGCCATAGAGCGATTCGTCGCGACGGAACCCGACGTGGAACGCCCGGTGAAACTCGTCGTCGCGAACGAGGAGGCTCTCGAAGCGAACGTTCGCTACCTCGAAGAGGACCTCAACCGCGTCTTCCCCGGCGACCCGAACGCCGACAGCCACGAACGCCGACTCGCCCACGACCTGCTTCGCGAGGTTCGGGGCTGTACGACGCTCTCTCTGCACTCGACGCAGTCGTACGGAAAGCCGTTCGCCCTCGTCGACACCGTCGGGGCCGTCTCGCGGTCTATCTGTCCGTTCTTGCCCATCGAGGAACTAGTCGAAACCGCGGAGTTCGTCGGCGGCCGCCTCATCGACCACGCCCACACCATCGACGTCGAGTGCGGCCTCCAAGGAACCGACGAGGCCGCGGAGAACGCGTACTGGCTCGTCCGGGCGTTTCTCGCCGCCACGGGCGTGCTCGCCGCACCTCTCGAAGAGGGGACCGAAGCCCCCCTCTCGTTGGAACGGCGCGGCGCGGACGAAGTGGCGGTCTACCGGATGCTCGAACGCATCCCGAAGGAACCCGCGAGCACGTACGAGGTGTTCGTGGACAACTTCGAACTCGTCTCGGAAGGCGACCGGTTCGCGGCGGCGGACGACCGAGAGTTCACCGCCGACCGCGACTTCTACCCGGTGCTTCTCTCCGCGTACGGGTACGAGGACGTGTTCGGCTTCGCCGCCGACAAAGTCGGAACGCTCGCCTGAGTCTCTCGACTCCCCCGACCCGTTCCGTTCTCTCCTGTCGTCTCGGTTCGCCGCGCTACTCCTCTTTGGGC includes:
- a CDS encoding DUF309 domain-containing protein, coding for MDEHTRDPSVAPPLGDPTGWRTDERVWEHATLRRAVEHGVRLFNSGDYHESHDCFEDEWYNYGSGNRESAFLHGMVQVAAGAYKHFDFDSDAGMRSLFTTALEYLRGTPDDFYGVDVADIRETLTDALEDPTVIHGWQITIDGQRPEAYDADYEYAERLD
- a CDS encoding M14 family metallopeptidase: MQIYELGEGTPEVAVVGTIHGDEPCGVRAIERFVATEPDVERPVKLVVANEEALEANVRYLEEDLNRVFPGDPNADSHERRLAHDLLREVRGCTTLSLHSTQSYGKPFALVDTVGAVSRSICPFLPIEELVETAEFVGGRLIDHAHTIDVECGLQGTDEAAENAYWLVRAFLAATGVLAAPLEEGTEAPLSLERRGADEVAVYRMLERIPKEPASTYEVFVDNFELVSEGDRFAAADDREFTADRDFYPVLLSAYGYEDVFGFAADKVGTLA